Proteins from one Triticum aestivum cultivar Chinese Spring chromosome 7A, IWGSC CS RefSeq v2.1, whole genome shotgun sequence genomic window:
- the LOC123155041 gene encoding non-specific lipid transfer protein GPI-anchored 7-like: MRRLNKSKQTSDRSSRRRSATAILETAMHCSAVLLFLLVLPRPRPAAAVGASAPAPAPAPGRSMSITPSPLLPCLEEVLPCTAYLKSAGRPAPTCCTALSRAAATEMPCICQLLADPGMLADFNVTREQALALPARCRLPVGCRDSSVGTPDPVVQAPPPPPAVRTAPRNTHAGDPSGGDRCWTGSAWRAVWTMLFGELFSFGVLL, encoded by the exons ATGCGCAGGCTTAACAAGTCAAAACAAACCTCAGATCGATCATCACGGCGTCGATCAGCCACTGCCATTCTGGAGACCGCGATGCATTGCTCCGCCGTGCTCTTGTTCCTCCTCGTCCTCCCCCGACCCCGTCCAGCCGCGGCCGTCGGcgcctccgcccccgcccccgcccccgcccccggcaGGAGCATGAGCATCACGCCGTCCCCCCTCCTGCCGTGCCTGGAGGAGGTGCTGCCGTGCACGGCGTACCTCAAGTCGGCGGGGCGCCCCGCGCCGACGTGCTGCACCGCCCTGAGCCGCGCTGCGGCCACCGAGATGCCGTGCATCTGCCAGCTGCTCGCCGACCCGGGGATGCTCGCCGACTTCAACGTCACCAGAGAGCAGGCGCTGGCGCTGCCCGCACGCTGCCGCCTCCCCGTCGGCTGCCGCGACAGCTCCGTCGGCACGCCCGACCCAG TTGtgcaggcgccgccgccgccgcccgccgttcgGACGGCGCCGCGCAATACTCACGCCGGCGATCCGTCGGGCGGCGACCGGTGCTGGACAGGAAGCGCCTGGCGCGCGGTCTGGACGATGCTGTTTGGCGAATTGTTCTCGTTTGGTGTGTTGCTTTAG
- the LOC123152570 gene encoding uncharacterized protein, producing the protein MAVPSSSLLSLLLLALFLHHHCSAAQDRGSAAVVVNISAVEDVVRDRAFELLHRTDKLVGVPLTACPSPCGLVDVQASALRVRSSSLWDDGVNATDAAAGTAGFTVPPRVVPSPFARRVDVVFERFLGNSSSGALFAAPPGYALAAPVAALLAYDVSTGNNGSRAVGLRALGAPVRVEFGDLAHAAANGTTPFNATAARCVTFAVESGKAKAVATHAMASDTACTVTGTGHYGVAVRLQPPPPSPPPPPPQPPAAVRERWWAWMAVAGVGGVVVVSFLAATVVAAVRWSRRRRREEMDLRALAGEELGRMAVRGSRMPAAKMVRTRPELEDGSPLAWRR; encoded by the coding sequence ATGGCGGTCCCATCGTCGTCCTTGTTGTCGCTGCTGCTCCTCGCGCTCTTCCTGCATCATCATTGCTCCGCTGCCCAGGATCGCGGCAGCGCCGCCGTCGTCGTCAACATCTCCGCCGTGGAGGACGTCGTCCGCGACCGCGCGTTCGAGCTGCTCCACCGCACCGACAAGCTCGTGGGCGTGCCCCTCACGGCCTGCCCGTCGCCGTGCGGCCTCGTCGACGTCCAGGCCTCGGCGCTGCGCGTGCGGAGCAGCTCCCTCTGGGACGACGGCGTCAAcgccaccgacgccgccgccggcaccgcggGGTTCACCGTGCCGCCCCGCGTCGTGCCGTCCCCGTTCGCCCGCCGCGTCGACGTCGTCTTTGAGCGGTTCCTCGGCAACTCCTCCTCCGGCGCGCTCTTCGCTGCGCCGCCCGGGTACGCGCTGGCCGCCCCCGTGGCCGCGCTGCTCGCGTACGACGTGTCGACCGGGAACAACGGCAGCAGGGCCGTCGGGCTCCGGGCGCTCGGCGCGCCCGTCCGCGTGGAGTTCGGGGACCTCGCGCATGCGGCGGCGAACGGGACGACGCCGTTCAACGCCACGGCGGCGAGGTGCGTGACCTTCGCGGTGGAGAGCGGGAAGGCCAAGGCCGTGGCCACGCACGCCATGGCGTCGGACACCGCGTGCACGGTGACCGGCACGGGCCACTACGGCGTGGCGGTGCGGCTGCAACCGccaccgccttcgccgccgccgccgccgccgcagccgcctgcggcggtgagggagcggtggtgggcgTGGATggcggtggccggcgtcggcgggGTGGTGGTGGTGAGCTTCCTGGCGGCCACCGTGGTCGCGGCGGTGCGGTGGAGCAGGAGGCGCAGGAGGGAGGAGATGGACCTGCGGGCGCTCGCcggggaggagctggggaggatgGCGGTGCGGGGGAGCCGGATGCCGGCGGCGAAGATGGTGAGGACGCGGCCAGAGCTGGAGGACGGGAGCCCGCTGGCGTGGCGGCGCTAG